The Candidatus Eisenbacteria bacterium genome window below encodes:
- a CDS encoding nitroreductase family protein produces the protein MDFFDVVDTQRAIRRLRPDPVSDDLVERVLAAATRAPSARGAEPWAFVVVRKPELRAAIGRHYRQAWEAAERFTAQADADRDLKHTPHYARMMRGAAELSRTIGVAPVLIVCCLDHTRLGPIADGAGGLRSPAAAYASIFPAVQNLLLAARALGLGTTLTTLHRAFESDLRALLALPDTLEPVALVPLGHPQDRFGPTRRRPLEDVAFLDQYGTPLKR, from the coding sequence GTGGACTTCTTCGACGTCGTCGACACGCAGCGCGCCATCCGGCGCCTGCGACCCGACCCGGTCTCCGACGATCTCGTCGAGCGCGTCCTCGCCGCCGCCACGCGCGCCCCGTCGGCGCGCGGAGCCGAGCCATGGGCCTTCGTCGTGGTCCGGAAGCCGGAGCTACGCGCCGCGATCGGGCGGCACTATCGCCAGGCGTGGGAGGCCGCCGAGCGGTTCACCGCGCAGGCGGACGCCGACCGCGACCTCAAGCACACACCGCACTACGCCCGCATGATGCGCGGCGCCGCCGAGCTCTCGCGCACGATCGGCGTCGCACCGGTGCTGATCGTCTGCTGTCTCGATCATACCCGCCTCGGCCCCATCGCCGACGGCGCCGGTGGCCTCAGATCGCCGGCCGCAGCCTACGCGTCGATCTTCCCGGCCGTGCAGAACCTCCTCCTCGCGGCACGCGCCCTCGGCCTCGGCACGACGCTCACGACGCTGCATCGAGCCTTCGAGAGCGATCTCCGGGCACTGCTCGCCCTGCCCGACACGCTCGAGCCCGTCGCTCTGGTCCCGCTCGGCCACCCCCAAGACCGCTTCGGCCCCACCCGCCGCCGCCCCCTCGAAGACGTCGCGTTCCTCGACCAATACGGCACCCCGCTGAAGCGCTAG